In Microbulbifer pacificus, the genomic stretch GTATTGGGGATCGGTGCGACGTTGATCTGCGATCTCTGGGGTCAGCTGGTGCGTCTGGTTACGGGTATTCCCCCTCTGGATTGGCGCCTGGTGGGGCGCTGGATCGGGTATATGCCGCGCAGGTTCGTCCACGACAGCATCGGTGTGGTTCAGCCGATCAGGGGGGAGAAGGTTTTAGGCTGGAGCGTGCACTATCTGACCGGCGTTGTACTGGCGGCGGCCATGCTTGGGCTGTTTGGTGTTGCTTGGTTGGAAAAACCAAACCTGCTGCAGGCGCTCGGGTTTGGCCTGATAACCGTCGTGCTGCCATTTTTTATTATGCAGCCCGCACTGGGTGCGGGCGTTGCCGCCAGTCGTACCCCGCGACCGACACGTGCGCGATTACTGAGCCTGTGTACCCACGGTGCTTTTGGCCTGGGGCTCTGGGCGAGCGCGATCGTCATCAATTTCCTGTGTTGAAAGAGTTCCGATGAAATTTCGAGGTGAATCATGGATCGCAAAACCGTGCAGCAACAAATCGCGGCGTTTGGTGAACACTACCGCTACGACGTGGGGTATCTGCAGGATTTTCTACAGATAGCGCCGGAGTGTTATGAAGCGTTTCTGGGTTTCCAGTCTCTATCCAGTTATCGCGGCAAGTTACCGCTGGATATCTACTGGGTGAGCCGGCTGGCTTCCATGCAGATCGCCGATTGTGGTGAATGCCTGCAGTTATCCGTGCGCATGGCCCTGGAAGCGGGCGTGGACAAGACGGTGGTGAAGTCCTGTATCGAGGGTGGCAGCCGCTTGCCGGAAAACCTGAAGGACATTTTTGATTTCGCCAGCGCGGTGGCGAGCTACCGGGTGATTGACCCCCAGCTGGATGCACGTATCGACCAGCTGCTGGATAAAGCCCAACGTATCGAGCTGGGTATTTGTGTGGCAACAGCGTCGGTTTACCCGTCCATCAAACGGGCGCTGGGGATTGCCCAGCGCTGCAGCCTGGTAGAAATCGAATACGCGGCTTGAGCGGGAGGCAACGGCTCACTGCTGCATCACCAGCCCTGCAGCGATGGTCAGCATCATTGCGGCAATCCCCAGGTCGATAAACCGCCATACCGTCGGGCGGGCCAGCCAGGGGGACAGCCAGGCGGCACCCATCGCCAGGCCAAAAAACCAGGTGATGGAGGCGCTGACCGCACCCAGGGCATAGGCGCCGGGTTCCGTTTGCTGCGCGCCGAGTGATCCGATCAAAAGCACCGTATCCAGATAGACATGGGGATTGAGCAGGGTCACCGCCAGCGTCATCATCATTACGCTGGCCAGTGACCGGGCTCTTTCTTCCTTGCCGTTTTCCAGCCCCGCCGGGCGCAGCGCGCGGCGCAGTGCCTGGACGCCGTACCAGCCGAGGAAGGCGGCACCACCCCAGCGGGCGACACTGAGCAGCAGTGGACTTTCCGCCAGCAGTACCGCCAGCCCGAATACCCCGGCACAGACCAGCACCGCATCGCAGAGTGCACAGACCGCCGCTACCTGAAAGTGGTATTCCCGCCGCACCCCTTGCGCGAGCAGAAATGCATTCTGCGCGCCAATGGCAATGATCAGGCCCGCGCCAAGCATCAGGCCGTTCAAATAGCTGTGGAACATCGTGTTTCTCTACCCGCTAAGTCAATTCGGTGGCCAGTTTGGCTCGACCTCTGGTATAAGAAAAACGACTTTTCCTAATCCTGCATTAGTAAAACTGATATGTTCGATTACAAGTTGCTGGCCGCGCTCGCGGCGGTGGTAGAGCAGGCGGGGTTTGAGCGGGCGGCGTTGGTCCTGGGGCTGTCACAGTCCGCGGTTTCCCAGCGCATCAAGTTGCTGGAGGCGCGGGTTGGCCAGCCGGTACTGCTGCGCGGATCACCGCCGAAACCTACGGAAGTTGGTCGTCGCCTGCTGAACCATGTGCAACAGGTGCGCCTGCTGGAGCGGGATATCCAGGGGCAGATTCCCGCGTTGATGGAGGCGGGGTCGGGCCCGGAAAGACTGAGGATTGCCATCAATGCCGACAGTCTGGCGACCTGGTGGGGGCCGGCGATTGCGGAATTCTGCAGCGCGCGCAATCTGGTGCTGGATCTGGTGGTGGAGGATCAGGAAGTGGGGCTCAAGCGCATGCGCGCCGGCGATGTGGCGGCGTGCGTGTGCGGTGCGGAGAAGGCGGTGTCAGGGGCGCGCAGTATTGCCCTTGGCGCCATGCGCTACCGCGCGCTGGCGAGCCCGGCATACCTGGGTCGGTATTTTCCAGACGGGGTCGATACCTTCACGCTGTCAAAATCCCCGGCGGTGGTATTCGGGCCGGATGATTCCCTGCAGCACCGTTTCCTGGAATCCCTGGGTTTTAGCGGGAGTTTTCCCTATCACCTGTGCCCGTCTTCCGAGGGGTTTGTGCAGCTGGTGGCCAATGGTCTCGGCTGGGGGCTGGTGCCGGAGTTGCAGGCCCAGGAGGTGCTGGCGCGGGGTGAGCTGGTAGAACTGTTACCCCATCGGCCCATTGATGTGCCGCTCTACTGGCACCATTGGCGCACCGGCGGGGAGTTGCTGGAGGCACTCACCGGCGAGCTGTTGCGCACCGCCGGTAAGCTGCTGATAGCCGGGGACGGCTAGCCGATCTTCGGTCTCACCCCGGTTTGCGCGCGAGCGGCTGGCACATGCAGTGCACGCCGCCGCCACCGGCGGTGATCATGGAGATATCCGGGTCGATCACCTCTAACCCGTGGGCGCGGCACTTTTCTTTCAGTTCGGTGTTGTCGGCGGGGAGCATGACACGGTCGTTGCCCAGCGCCACGACGTTGACGCCGAGCTCCATCACCTGTGGGTAGGAGATGTCGATAATCTCGAAGTTGCGGGATTTGAACCATTGCACCAGTTCCGGCTCTACGGCATCCACACACACAGCCACGAGCTTTTCCGCGAGCGCCGCTACCAGCACGTCGAGGTGCAGGAAGTAGGGATCGAATTCGTAACCTTTGACTTCCCAGCCTTCTTTTTCGATCCAGCTTTTCATCTGGTTGAAGCCCTGGGGTGAGGTGCGCTCGCCGCTGTAGCCGCACAGGATGACGCCGGGTTCCAGCACCATGAAGTCACCGCCCTCCAAACTGCCGGCGGTGATGATGTCGTAAATGGGGATGTCGAGCTTCTGGTAGGTCTTTACCACGTCGACCCATTCGCCGCGGCGCCAGGGGGAGTACATCTGGGTGACGATGGGGCCCCAGGGGGTCATGACGCTGCTGTCGCGGGCGTAGAGCTGGTAGGGGAGGTTGCTGTCGGCGGGCAGCAGGTGGGTATTTACGCCGGCCTGTTTGTAGGCGTCGAGCATTTCCCGATGCTGTTGTTTGGCAACAGCGGCGTCGAACTGGCGGCCGAGGCGCACGGAGCGGCGGCTGGCGGCATTGCCCATTTGCCAGGTGTAGTTGTCGATGGGGCCGACGAGGAGGTCGGTGAGCACGCCGTATTCGGAATCGATACCCCAGTTTTTCAGTGGCGCAGTGTTGCCGTTTTCGTTGCGGTGTTTGTAGGTAAATTCGGTCATCTTCTTTCTCGAAACTTTTTCAGTGGAGCCCTGTTTGGGGTCCGGCAGCAGCCGCTTAGCATTTAAGTTGGTCGCTTCGTCAGCCGCTTTTGTTTGCCATCTTCAGCATCGCGTGCAGCAGTACATTCGCCCCCGCTTCCAGATCTTTCGGTTCCGCATTTTCCGCTTCGTTGTGGCTCAGGCCTTTTTCGCAGGGCACGAAGATCATGCTGGTGGGCGCTACGCGGGAGATGTACACGGAGTCGTGGCCGGCGCCGGAGACCATTTCCTTGTTGCTGTAGCCGAGATCGGCGACGGCGCTGCGTACGGCTTCGACGCATTTCGTATCGAAGGCGACGGCGGGGGAGCGCCATTCTTCGCGGATATCGTGTTCCAGGCCGGTTTCCCCGGCGACGCTGGCGGCGATTTCGCGGAAGCGCTGGTCCATGGCGTCGAGGGTTTTCTGGTCCGGGTGGCGCAGGTCTACGGCGAGGACGAGTTTTTCCGGGACGGTGTTGCGGCTGCCGGGTTCGACGCGGATGTCACCGAAGGTGGCCCTTGCCCAGGGGGCGTGTTCTTCGGCGAGTTTGTAGAGCTGGTCGAGGATGCGGTGCAGCCCCATAAACGGGTCGCGGCGGCCTTCCATGGGGCTGGGGCCGGCGTGGCAGGGTTGGCCGATCAGGGTGAGGTCGTACCAGTTCATGCCCTGGACGCCGCTCAATACGCCGATGGTTTTTTCTTCGGCCTCCAAAATGGGGCCCTGCTCGATATGGACTTCAAACGCGGCGGCGAGTGGGCGCGGTTTGGCGGGGGCCTGGCCTCTGTAGCCGATACGCTCGAGTTCTGCGCCGAAGGTCTTGCCCTCTTTGTCCTGGCGGGCGTAGGCGTAGTCGAGGTCGAATTCGCCGGCCCAGACGCCGGAGCCGATCATGGCGGGGGAGAAGCGGGCGCCTTCTTCATTGGTCCACACGGCCACTTCAATAGGGGCCTCGGTTTCCACATTGGCGTCGTTGAGAGAGCGGATGACTTCGAGGCCGGACAGTACGCCGTAAACACCGTCAAACTTGCCGCCGGTGGGCTGGGTGTCGAGGTGGGAGCCGGTGAGTACCGGTGGCAGTTCCGGGCTTTTACCGGGGCGCTGGGCGAAGATATTGCCCATTTCATCGACGGTGACGCTGCAGCCGACGTCTTCGCACCATTTCACGAAGAGGTCACGGCCCTGTTTGTCGAGATCGGTAAGGGCCTGGCGGTTGCAGCCGCCTTTTTGTGTGGCGCCGATCTGCGCCATCTCCATCAGGGAGTCCCACAGGCGCTGGCCGTTGATACGCAGTTGCCGGTAGTCGGTCATCGAGTCGTCCAAAAGCAGAAGTTACTGTTCACGCAGGTTTTTGTGTATCAGGTTCTGTACATCAGGTTTAGTACAGTTGCTCGATACATTGTGCCGCGCGGCAGAACTTGTGACTGTTGAACTCGATCGTCGCGCGCGGTGATCCTGCGGAATCCGCGCGCGCGAAGTGCAGTTACTGCAGGATCAATCGGCGAGGTATTCGTCTTTGAGTTTTACGTAGTTGCCGGCGGTATAGGTAAAAAAACGTTTTTCCTTTTCCGACAGCGGACGCGCCTGTTTTGCCGGAGATCCCACATAGAGGTAGCCGCTTTCCAGTCGTTTGCCCGGCGGCACCAGCGCGCCGGCGGCGAGCACGACTTCGTCTTCGATCACCGCGCCATCCAGAACGATCGCACCAATGCCGATCAGCACCCGGCTGCCCACGGTGCAGCCGTGCAGGCAGGCTTTGTGGCCGATGGTGACGTCTTCACCAATGGTCAGCGGCCAGCCGCCCTCGTTGAAGTCACTGGCGTGGGTAATGTGGAGTACCGAGCCGTCCTGCACGCTGGTGCGGGCGCCGATGCGCACGCGGTGCATGTCGCCACGGATCACCGCCATGGGCCAAACGGAACAGTCATCGGCCAGCTCTACGTCGCCGATGACGCTGCTCTGTGGATCGATATAGACCCGCTCGCCGAATTTTGGGTGGTGGCCGCGATGTGTGCGTACTGAACAGGAATCGGATTGGGACAAGGCTGACCTCCGCTGGGGCAATCCACTAAAATACGGGCGTATGTTAACCCGTCTGTGCGATCACCGCTCCGGCGTCGCTCGCCCACCGACAAGGAATTCCCATGTCTGACACGTCGTCGTCCAATCCGTTGCTGGCCGCCCCGATACTTCCGCCATTCGACACCCTGAAGCCGGAACACGCCGAGCCTGCCATTGCGGCTTTCATCGAGAAATGTCGCGATCAGCTGCAAATATGCCTGGAAAAGGCGGGGGATACCCCGTTATGGGACGAAACACTGGCACCACTGGAAGAGGCGCAGGACCTGTTGAGCAAGGCCTTCTCGCCGGTGTCGCATCTGAACAGTGTGCTGAGCGGCGGCTGGCGCGCACCGTACGAGGCCTGTCTGACGCGGGTAACCGAGTACTGGACCGAGCTGGGTCAGAATAGCGAGCTCTACGCGGTCTACCGCGCGCTGGCCAAGTCACCGGATTTCGCGTCCTGGCCACAGGCGCGCAAGCAGGCGGTGCGCCACGGTCTGCGAGATATGCATCTCGGCGGTGTCAGCCTCGAGGGAGACAAGCGTGCGCGCTATGCCGCGATCAGCAAGCGCCTGGCGGAACTGAAAAGCACATTCGCCAACAACGTGCTGGACGCCACCAATGCCTGGACCCTGAACGTCACCGAGGAATCCGAACTGACGGGTATCCCGGATTCCGCACTGGCTGCCGCGAAGTCACTGGCGGAATCCAAGGGCAAACCGGGTTGGCTGCTGACGCTCGACGGCCCCTGCTTCCTGGCGGTGATGACCCACGCGGAGAACCGCGCACTGCGTCAGAAAATCCACTACGCCTATATCACCCGCGCTTCCGACGTCGGACCCAACGCCGGCGAATTCGACAATGCCAACGTAATGGCGGAGATCCTCGCCCTGCGCGCGGAACAGGCGCATCTGCTCGGGATGAAAAACTACGCCGAGCGCTCCCTGGCCAGCAAGATGGCGGAGTCGCCGGAGGAGGTGGAACAGTTCCTGTGGGATCTGGCCAAGCGCGCCAAGCCCGCCGCCGTGAGGGAGTTTGCGGAACTGCAGACCTTCGCGACAGCGGCGCTCGGTCTCGAAAAGCTGCAGCCATGGGATATTGCCTGGGCGGCGGAAAAGCTCAAGCAAGACCGCTACGCGGTAAGCCAGGAAGAGCTGCGCCCGTATTTTCCCTACCCGAAAGTGCTGGCGGGTATGTTTGCGGTGGTGGACCGGCTGTTTGGCGTGGTGGCGGAGCGGGACGATTCCGTGGCGAGCTACCACCCGGACGTACACTTCTACTGGCTGAAGCGCGGTGGCCAGCCCATTGCCGGTTTCTATCTCGATCCCTATGCCCGCGAGAAAAAACGCGGCGGCGCCTGGATGGACGATGCGCGGGTGCGTCGCCAGACCATCGCCGGGCTGCAGTTGCCGGTGGCCTATCTGGTATGCAATTTTTCCTCCCCGTCCGAAGGCAAACCGGCGCTGTTGACCCACTACGAGGTCACCACGCTTTTCCACGAGTTCGGTCACGGCCTGCACCACATGCTCACCCAGGTGGATGTGGCCGCGGTATCCGGTATCAACGGTGTGGCCTGGGACGCGGTGGAGCTACCCAGCCAGTTTCTGGAGAACTGGTGCTGGGAACCGGAGGCGCTGGCAATGATTTCCGGTCACTACCAGACCGGTGAGCCGCTGCCGCAGGCCCTGCTGGATAAAATGCTCGCGGCCAGGAATTTCCAGTCGGCGATGTTTACCGTGCGTCAGCTGGAATTTGCCCTGTTCGATTTTCTGCTGCACTCGCGCCCGGAGGGGGCCAATGCCGAGGAAATACAGCGGCTGATCAACGAGGTGCGCGCGCGGGTATCGGTCGTGCCAGTGTCACCGGACAACCGCTTTCAACACAGTTTCAGTCATATTTTTGCCGGTGGCTACGCGGCGGGTTACTACAGCTACAAGTGGGCGGAAGTATTGAGTGCGGATGCGTTTTCCCTGTTCGAGGAGAACGGCATCTTCGACCCGGATACCGGCAGAAAATTTCTTACCACGGTACTTGAGCAGGGCGGCAGTCGCGATGCGCAGGACCTGTTCACGGAATTTCGCGGCAGAGCCCCTAAAATAGACGCGCTGTTGCGCCACTCAGGAATCGAGTGAACCTGTATTCACCGGAAAGGTTTTAAAAGAGGTAGACCTTGAGCGAAGAATTTGAAAAACCCGTGAAGCGCCGGTTTATTGCCGGTGCGGTGTGTCCGCGTTGCAGCGCCATGGACAGAATCGTGAATTACAAACTGGGCGATAAAAATTATCGCGAATGTGTGGCCTGTGGTTTCAAGGACGAGATTCGACTGCAGGCGTCGCCGCGGGAACTGGATACCCGCGTCAATCAAACGGAAGACAGGGAAGTGGAAGAAACCGCGGTGAAAATATTGCTGCCGCCCGACAGCACCGCCAATAAAAAATAACGCAAAGAATCCACGCTCTTGAAAAAATTTTACCCGCTGATCGCGCTGGCGATCGTTCTTGCGATCGCCGGTTCTTACGGCCTTGATCATTACCGCCAACTGCGCGAGCAACAACAGGCTCAGACCGCTTATCTGATAACCCGCTGTGTGAACCAGGGACTGTTGTCGCTGTTTGCATTGCAGGCCAACGACTGGGCGAAAGATTCCCGGCAGCTGGAAATCGAGGAAAAGCGTCTGCGAGAGCGGGTGGATGCTCTACCCGATGCGGTGGGTGTGGAAAAGCCTTTTGCCGACTGGCAGGGGGCCTTGGAAGTGTGCGATCGCCTTACCATCAATTCCAATCGTCAGCACAGCACGATTTTCCGGCCCTTGACAGAGATGGCAAAAAAGGAGATCTGGAGCCTGGAAACCGCCAAAAGTGAACCTTTTCAGGAGCGGCGCAAGAAGGCCATTTACCGCACAAAAATCGCCGCGGAGGCGGCGGACCGTTACCTGGATGACCTGAAGGCGGATGTAAGCAGACTGTTGGATATCAGCCGTATTTCACCTGCGGCGCGCGCGCTCACCGAGCAGCAGCTGCAGGAAGCCATTTTTACCAAATACCGCAAGGGGGCATTCAGCAAGCGCCGTGTGCTGCAGTATCTGGAGTGGCAGGAAACCTTCTATCAGCTGCTTACGGATAATCCCAAAGGGTTTACCCTGCGCGGTGGAAGTCTGTTTTTTTACAACAAGAATCTTCATCGTCAGGCCGATGACCTGAACCGTTCCCTTTTGCAGGGAGAGGTGGATTTTTTTAGCAATTGGCGTTTACTGGTCCAGCACTGATGAGCTCTTCGTGCGTTGATCG encodes the following:
- a CDS encoding DUF2938 domain-containing protein; this encodes MNEFWPWLGDSLVLGIGATLICDLWGQLVRLVTGIPPLDWRLVGRWIGYMPRRFVHDSIGVVQPIRGEKVLGWSVHYLTGVVLAAAMLGLFGVAWLEKPNLLQALGFGLITVVLPFFIMQPALGAGVAASRTPRPTRARLLSLCTHGAFGLGLWASAIVINFLC
- a CDS encoding LysE/ArgO family amino acid transporter, with translation MFHSYLNGLMLGAGLIIAIGAQNAFLLAQGVRREYHFQVAAVCALCDAVLVCAGVFGLAVLLAESPLLLSVARWGGAAFLGWYGVQALRRALRPAGLENGKEERARSLASVMMMTLAVTLLNPHVYLDTVLLIGSLGAQQTEPGAYALGAVSASITWFFGLAMGAAWLSPWLARPTVWRFIDLGIAAMMLTIAAGLVMQQ
- a CDS encoding LysR family transcriptional regulator ArgP, translating into MFDYKLLAALAAVVEQAGFERAALVLGLSQSAVSQRIKLLEARVGQPVLLRGSPPKPTEVGRRLLNHVQQVRLLERDIQGQIPALMEAGSGPERLRIAINADSLATWWGPAIAEFCSARNLVLDLVVEDQEVGLKRMRAGDVAACVCGAEKAVSGARSIALGAMRYRALASPAYLGRYFPDGVDTFTLSKSPAVVFGPDDSLQHRFLESLGFSGSFPYHLCPSSEGFVQLVANGLGWGLVPELQAQEVLARGELVELLPHRPIDVPLYWHHWRTGGELLEALTGELLRTAGKLLIAGDG
- a CDS encoding dimethylarginine dimethylaminohydrolase family protein; amino-acid sequence: MTEFTYKHRNENGNTAPLKNWGIDSEYGVLTDLLVGPIDNYTWQMGNAASRRSVRLGRQFDAAVAKQQHREMLDAYKQAGVNTHLLPADSNLPYQLYARDSSVMTPWGPIVTQMYSPWRRGEWVDVVKTYQKLDIPIYDIITAGSLEGGDFMVLEPGVILCGYSGERTSPQGFNQMKSWIEKEGWEVKGYEFDPYFLHLDVLVAALAEKLVAVCVDAVEPELVQWFKSRNFEIIDISYPQVMELGVNVVALGNDRVMLPADNTELKEKCRAHGLEVIDPDISMITAGGGGVHCMCQPLARKPG
- a CDS encoding Zn-dependent hydrolase; translated protein: MTDYRQLRINGQRLWDSLMEMAQIGATQKGGCNRQALTDLDKQGRDLFVKWCEDVGCSVTVDEMGNIFAQRPGKSPELPPVLTGSHLDTQPTGGKFDGVYGVLSGLEVIRSLNDANVETEAPIEVAVWTNEEGARFSPAMIGSGVWAGEFDLDYAYARQDKEGKTFGAELERIGYRGQAPAKPRPLAAAFEVHIEQGPILEAEEKTIGVLSGVQGMNWYDLTLIGQPCHAGPSPMEGRRDPFMGLHRILDQLYKLAEEHAPWARATFGDIRVEPGSRNTVPEKLVLAVDLRHPDQKTLDAMDQRFREIAASVAGETGLEHDIREEWRSPAVAFDTKCVEAVRSAVADLGYSNKEMVSGAGHDSVYISRVAPTSMIFVPCEKGLSHNEAENAEPKDLEAGANVLLHAMLKMANKSG
- a CDS encoding gamma carbonic anhydrase family protein — translated: MSQSDSCSVRTHRGHHPKFGERVYIDPQSSVIGDVELADDCSVWPMAVIRGDMHRVRIGARTSVQDGSVLHITHASDFNEGGWPLTIGEDVTIGHKACLHGCTVGSRVLIGIGAIVLDGAVIEDEVVLAAGALVPPGKRLESGYLYVGSPAKQARPLSEKEKRFFTYTAGNYVKLKDEYLAD
- a CDS encoding M3 family metallopeptidase — protein: MSDTSSSNPLLAAPILPPFDTLKPEHAEPAIAAFIEKCRDQLQICLEKAGDTPLWDETLAPLEEAQDLLSKAFSPVSHLNSVLSGGWRAPYEACLTRVTEYWTELGQNSELYAVYRALAKSPDFASWPQARKQAVRHGLRDMHLGGVSLEGDKRARYAAISKRLAELKSTFANNVLDATNAWTLNVTEESELTGIPDSALAAAKSLAESKGKPGWLLTLDGPCFLAVMTHAENRALRQKIHYAYITRASDVGPNAGEFDNANVMAEILALRAEQAHLLGMKNYAERSLASKMAESPEEVEQFLWDLAKRAKPAAVREFAELQTFATAALGLEKLQPWDIAWAAEKLKQDRYAVSQEELRPYFPYPKVLAGMFAVVDRLFGVVAERDDSVASYHPDVHFYWLKRGGQPIAGFYLDPYAREKKRGGAWMDDARVRRQTIAGLQLPVAYLVCNFSSPSEGKPALLTHYEVTTLFHEFGHGLHHMLTQVDVAAVSGINGVAWDAVELPSQFLENWCWEPEALAMISGHYQTGEPLPQALLDKMLAARNFQSAMFTVRQLEFALFDFLLHSRPEGANAEEIQRLINEVRARVSVVPVSPDNRFQHSFSHIFAGGYAAGYYSYKWAEVLSADAFSLFEENGIFDPDTGRKFLTTVLEQGGSRDAQDLFTEFRGRAPKIDALLRHSGIE
- a CDS encoding YheV family putative zinc ribbon protein, with the protein product MSEEFEKPVKRRFIAGAVCPRCSAMDRIVNYKLGDKNYRECVACGFKDEIRLQASPRELDTRVNQTEDREVEETAVKILLPPDSTANKK